The genomic DNA CGTATGTTGAAGTTGATCGGGCAAAGCATCACGAAGCGTTTTAAAATATTGATCTGTCTCCGAAGAAAGCTGAGTGTACTCCTTATGACACTCCAGAAGCTCAGTATATAGTAATTCTAAACGTATTCTTATAAGCGGATCTGTTAATGATTCTAATGTATTAATCATATGTTATTCCTCCTCAAGTTAACTTTATAGAGTTATTATATAACCTTATAAAGTTAATTGAAAGATGAATATTTGACTTTATAGAGTTAAAACTTCGCTTTTCGTTGATGATTGCTAATATGGAAGATAAGATAGAATTATGGAGGGGAAAAGATGAACGTAATCAAGTGCAATATACGAGAACTCATGGCAGAACATCGAATAGATGATATAACAGAATTGATGGCGAAATCGGGCTTAAGTCGGAATTCAATCAACAAGTTGTATAGGGGAACGAATATAGAAACAACAAAGCTGGAAACCTTATTCAAGCTATGCGACACATTTAACTGCAAATTATCAGATTTAATTGAGTATGTACCCAAAGAAAACCAATAGTGAAGGCAGATTCGAGAAGTGATTCCATCGTATAACATAATATTCAAGCTTCGGCTCCTTTGGAGCCTTGGTCTGCGGATGGATTTCGGGGAGGAATTTCAGCAGACAACCCTTCGGGGTTCATGAATACAGGAACGTTATGTGAAATTCTATTGGATACCATTAAACCAAATAAATGATATAATACAACCAACCCAAAACGTCTGCAGGGGGATTAATCGTGAAGTGGCAAGGAGTACAACAAATCTTTCCGAATCAACTTGTGAAGTTCGAAATTTTTTGTTCTGAAGGGATAAATCATAAAGAATTTATAGATGATTTTTCTGAAAGTAGACATGTGAAATGAGATGCATCTGTGCAAGCACTAGATATCAGGGGCTACGCCCCTGATATGCGGACTTTGAAGATTAAATTAAGTGCTTGCTGTAACGCAATACATTCGCCCCCCCGCTGCCTAAATCTGATGGAAAAAGACGTGCGACGTCCAGCTTTTAACAGCCATCCATTCTCTCGTTCAGTGGCCTGAAGGTTTGTGTTCCCCTGTTTGCTTCTCCTGATGAAAATTGCTGTTTCTGTCCTAGTTACCGATTTTTATATAACTCTCTTGCAGTTAACAATTAATCGCCGCACTATATTCCTCCGCGTAACACATCATGCTGGATGACAAGCTTGGTGTAAGCAAACAGCTTGTTCTTCCTTAATACATAAAAGTCATCTTGTCGCTATTTTCGTCATAATGACAAGCCCGAAGTTGCATTCGGAACAAACTCCTCGCGTTTGCTCATGACCTCGATCATCATGTTGGCCCCAAGCCTGAACCCATGAATAAATGCGGCTTCGACGTGCATTCCGTCAGACATGTCACACAAGTCGAAAAACTCCTCAAGCTCACGAAATTCTTCTTCGCCAAGTCTGTTTCTCCATTGCTCCGTCATAGCTACGATTTGTCGGCCTAACTGTCGATATTCAGGATGAGACGGTACAATTGTCTCATCGGGATGAAGCTGTCCGTGGTAAAGAGCTTCCAGAATAGATTTCATGTTCATCCTCCCATAAATGTAATCGCATCGCTTGAATGAGATTCCTGCACATGGTAGGATATTTATGCAGTCTGCTTATTAAGCGATTGCGCTTAGGAAGTAGCGATGTTCTTTTCGGGACTCACGCTGCTTCCTTCTTTATTTTTGGAGATCGTCATACACCTTCTCAATCCCTTTACGCACGATATCCGAACGGGTCGTACTCAACTTCTCGGTGCAAGCATCAAGCTTACTCAAGATAGTCTGATCGACACGTATCTTAATCGTTTCGCTTTTGGGATTGTCAGATGGAGGACGCCCCATCTTTTTGGACGACATCGCTTCACCCCACTTTTCGTGTCCACAATAATCATATTATTGTGGACACGAAAAGTCAATCCATATGTTGAACTACTCATTCCTTTTCCCTCGGCAGGTTAGGCATCTTTCACACGAAACTGCTGTCTCGTGTTGAAGCAAGCACTGAATTTGGGTATCCAAATACGCTTGTTAGACGACAGGCCCCTAATACCCATGTTTCTGTTCTTTGACGAAATATGTGGCATGTTCCATTCCATGAGTACCTGTCTTTTTATATATCTTTTTAGGCATCACAAGACCAGAAACATTGATATGACCAATGTATCTCCTATTGAATGTATATTGGATGATATACCTTCACCAATTGGCGTCAAAAGTTTTTAAGATTTCAGGGTACAATAATCCTCCTTGTGGTAATGAATTTAATAATAAATTACATTTATGAATAACATTCTCAAATGATTAAATGAATCACGGATGCGTATTACGCAGACTATCACCAATAGATCATATGACCCACCGCGATATGAGACTCCCACACTATAGTATAACAATATATGGTATGATAATACAGAGAACGTCACCTGGAAAGGGAGTTGTTTGTTTGAATAATTGGATATTGTTTATTGTCTTCATAATTATTTTCTGTATTGGATTAGTTCGAAGTACCTTCAATTATTTTCATGTGTTAAAGAAGAAAAATTTCTCAATTGATTTCCTTAATAACTTCAGAGAGTTTGGCTCTCAACTTGTTCAGCAAGAACTCTTTGATTCCGAAAAATACCAATGGTTAATGATGAATTCATCCAAAATGCAAACAATGATGGGGAGTTACGGAGTAGCCTCTTATAAGCCCCCTTTCGCTAATTATATGTACAACAATTATCAACTGGTCGTAAATGGGATAAGAGAAATAAAAGATAACTTTCAAAGAGCGGCGGGCAGCTACGGACTAAGCTTTGAAAAACGTTGGGTTATTGAATCAATTAGTATGGTTGATGACGCACTTCTTACATATGTAGGTGCAATTAGTGATGCTTTAGATGAAGTAAAAAAGGATTCGAAAAATCCACTTATTTGGTTGCGCGAAGGTGTTCGGTTTATCGTAACGAGCCCAATTTCACTGATGTATTGGTCTGGATTAATCAAGTATAGGACGTACAATGTAATATCAAATAACTTCTTTGTAAAGTTACTTTCATTTCTTATTGGCATCATTGGTTTCGTTAGTTCAATCGTTACAATAGTCACGGGCTATACGCCATTTAAATCTCTTATTGGGTTTTAAATCAAGAACGATTAATATTTGGGAATTACGGATAAGTGCGTGTGTTTACTTATAGGAGGATGTGTATGTCACTATATGAACGAAACTATACAACAATTACTGATGAAGAAAGATTAATATGGGAAGATATGAAGGAACAAGAGAAAACTGGTCTAGGAAACCTACGGAAGCGAAATCTTTTCTTGAAATATCCGAAAGCAATACGTCATTATTTAAGCTTATTTCCGAATCACTATTTAGATGTTGTGGAGTTACGAGACGAAGTTAGACTACAAAATATAACTGAACAGTACCTACTTGAAATAAACAACCCAAAAGCAAACGAATTATCCATTATGAAATTTATTAAGCAAAGTAGAACTTATTTTATTATTGCTTCTTTGTTTAAAGATTATAATTTTGGACACCACGAAGCATATGTAATTCCAGAGTTTATGTTTGGAAATACTTATCGTGTAGACTATCTATTGATTGGAAAAAATTCGGGTGGTTATGAATTTATACTCGTTGAACTTGAACATCCTTATAAGGATATTACAACGAAATGTGGAGATTTAGGCAGTGCATTTCGTAAAGGGATAAAACAGATTGACGATTGGAAAAGGTATCTTATTCCCAATTTCATGACACTTGAAGAAACATTTTTAAAGTATAAAAACCCCAAAATAGATCTTCCCCGAGAATTTATTAAACCAGATATAACCCGTATTCATTACGTTGTTGTCGCCGGGAGACGTAGCCATTTTAACGATAACACTTATTGGATTAAAAGAAATAAAAGAGAAAATGAGAAGATTAATCTACTTCATTATGACAATCTATACGACTATGCTGTGGACACTATAGGTAAGTCAACATATTAGTCTCAAAACTTTTCTAAAAGGAGGGTGTGAAGGTGAAGATATCGGTAGGAATGATCCATGTTTCTACGGTAGTGGTAAGAAGTATAAAAAATGTTGCTTAGGAATAAATGAGATTAATTTTGAAAAAACAAATGATGTTGTTTGAGTTATTCAGGGTAGATTAGAACTTCACTTAACATAATATTCAGGCTGCGGCTCCGTCGGAGCCTGGGTCTGCGGGATGGATTTCAGAGAGGCATTTCAGCAGACAACCCCTGACGGGGTTCGTGAATACAGAAACGTTAGCTGAAATCGTCGAAAAACTTTTAAATAGCTTAAGCAGTTATTGTTCGATAATTCGTTGTGAAAATTAATAAAATCATACAAGGAGTGTAGATATGAAACTGGGAGCAACGTTATACATTAAGAATACAGTTGATGCCGTGGAGTTTTACAAGGATGCTTTTGGAATGAATTTGGGATATAATGAGAAATTTCCAGATGGAACGTTCATACATGCGGAGTTACTTAAAGATGGACATGAAGTATTTGCCGTAAGTGAGTCCCCAAATGATGCATTTGTTAATGTTATGTTGTCATCATCATTAAAAGAGTCGCGACCGACTATGAGTTATAGTATTAATTTTGACAACGAAGAAGAAGTAAGGAAAGCATATTCTATTTTAGCAGAAGGAGGAAAGGTGCTATTACCTATAGGGTCTCTTCCATGGAGTTCTTGTTGTGCAGAGGTAGTAGATAAATATGGTGTGTATTGGTATATAACTGTGTAAATATATCATTCCATTTTTGAGAATAATCTAAAGTTTGGTTTATATTGTTATTGTAAGTTGTTAGTAATGTTCTAATAGATTCGATAGTTTAATCGAAGAAGCGACGACTTTAGCTAACACCGTACTCACGCTACGGACCCTAACGGGTCCTTGGTCTGCAGAGGTATTTCGAGGGAGCGGAAACAGCAGACAACCCTGCTCTGGCTAAGTCCGTCGGACCCGGGGCTAACGCCCCTTAAGCCAGTGAGGGTTCGTGAATACAATAACGTTAGGTGAAATATCGGCAACCCCATAAAAACATTAAAGGCGAATGTTAAGTCCCATCATGCTTTGGTGTATAATGAAAACAAAGAAGTGCAGGAGGTATGTGTGATTGATTTTATCGAATTTCTAAAGAACCGAAGTAATCAGCAAATGGAGTCACTAATGGACGATATTATAAATGAAAACGCTGAAGCACTTAGGGAATTAGCCAAATGAAGAATATCAGTTTAGAACAAATTATTCAATTCCATACTAAGATTGTAAAGGCAACAGGTGGTTCGGTTGGGATCATGGAATGATTGAAAGTGCATTACGAAAAGCAGAAGCAACCTTCGATGGACAGGAGCTTTACGAAGGTACGATAAGGAAAATATCTGTAATTGGATACGCGTTAATAAAGAATCATGGATTTATTGACGGGAATAAACGTATAGGTGTAGCGACAATTTTATTTTTATTACGTTTAAATGGATTGTCAATAAAATATGAACAGAAAGAACTAATTGAATTAGGATTAAAAACGGCAGAAGGAACAATTAAAGAAGAGAATATTGAACAATGGATAGAAGAACATCGAGTATAGAAAGTGCTTGATGTTCTTTGCTTAATAGAGGATATTTGTAGGCAACTCAAAGAAGGCCGATACATCATCTAACATAATATTCACGCATCGGGCTATGCCCTTGGTTTGGCCGAGGAATTTCGTTATGTAAGATGGAGAGCATCTTTAAAACCTTGCAAATAGATTTCACGCTATAAAATAGCTTGAACAGAAAGGTCTGCATCATCAAAAAGGAATAGAGTCTTTTGTATATCCTCTGGTAGTAGTTCATGTAACTGCTTGAAGAAAAGATTCCGTTCGGATGAGAACTGGTTGTAGCTGGAGTTGTTTTTGATAAGCTCGCCATATAAAGATTCAATTCGATTACGTATCAGTGAATCGAGTAAGACTTCTAAAGAATTATGCATATTTGAACACCACATTGATTTAATTTTGTGAATAAAAGTTTAACTAATTGAATAAAATTTTATCATAACGAACATATAAGTCAATACATGTTGAAGATGTTTTTGATAAAGAAAATATACTTTCATATAATTAAAGAAAATTAACTTCATGTGTGAAAGGAATAACAGATGATTAGTTACAAACCTTTTCAAAAATTATTGATCGACAGGGAAATTAAGAAGCAGGACTTACTTAAAATGACAGGGATTTCGTCTGCTACAATGGCGAAGCTCAATACGAGTGAATATGTGTCATTAGAGGTAATTGATAAATTATGTACGGCTTTAGGTTGTCAACCAGGAGATTTATTGGAACACATAGCAGAGCAATGACAGATCAAGATCAAGGAAGAATTTTGGTTGATCGAAGCAGTGATTCCGTCGTGTAACATAAATATTCAAGCTGTGGCTCCGTCGGAGCCTGGGTCTGCTATATAGTCTTTTTATCTAATAGGATTAGCTGAAGTTTATTTGACCCACACGTACCTGTCATTGATGGGATGTTCGTGTGAAACAATTCTAGTAGAAGTTACTGAATTTAACTTTCTTATCTGGAAAGTAATAGGATATTTAATTAGGTAAAGAGTCTGAGCGATAAAGAAGAAATCCTTATCGTTCAGACTCTTTTTTCTTTTTATACCCATAGATGTAAGACTAAAGAAAACTTCCGATTGAGCACTATAGTAAATTTGCAAAATGTCTATCCTGCATAGCAGTACACCCTAAACACCACAGAAAGGGAGTTGCCTTGGCAATGATAGCAAATATGTTGTCTATATTTCCAAGCGATGCTGATATCAGAAATTTGTCCTACATAGAAAACGAGTATAGAAGAGCAACCTTTAAACACTTTCAAGTGTTAGGTAATAAGCTAGCAGGAGCCTTTTATCGTTTTATTGCATGCTTTGTTCCATATGTCATCAAACGCCAAACCTTTTCTAAGGGTCCCATGGAAAAGAACTTGAACGAGATGGTGCTAAAAATGATTTGAATAATATAGATCAGAACTGCGATGTAGAGAATATCTTTTGGTGAAACGACTTCGAAACCTATAATTGAAATGGTTGCCGTCCCTATAATGCTTTGTGCTACATAATTTGTAAATGCCATTTGACCAACCCGTGATATGGGTGTCAGGAATTTCACAATGTGTTTATTTTCTAATAGTAGAAATAATGTTGTTAAGTAAAACAAAGTGGTTGGAAGTGATCCTAAGCCCGTAACTGAATTTACATTGCTGCTCCCACTTTGAGAAGCATTCGAAATCCATAGTGAGAAACCAACGAATAAAAGAAATGATACCATTTGAATCCATCTAATTGGTTTAGATAATTCTTTTGTGTGTGTCAGCCAACCTGACTTCGCGGTTAAAAAACCAGCTAAAAACATAATAAAAATTTGTAAAGCGTCATTAGAAAAAATATCAAGGATAGAGGATATTTCCCCTAGAGAGGGTAAAAATATTTTTACCACCAAGGAAATGATGTAAATGG from Paenibacillus sp. FSL R10-2782 includes the following:
- a CDS encoding DUF6809 family protein, whose protein sequence is MKSILEALYHGQLHPDETIVPSHPEYRQLGRQIVAMTEQWRNRLGEEEFRELEEFFDLCDMSDGMHVEAAFIHGFRLGANMMIEVMSKREEFVPNATSGLSL
- a CDS encoding Shedu anti-phage system protein SduA domain-containing protein — its product is MSLYERNYTTITDEERLIWEDMKEQEKTGLGNLRKRNLFLKYPKAIRHYLSLFPNHYLDVVELRDEVRLQNITEQYLLEINNPKANELSIMKFIKQSRTYFIIASLFKDYNFGHHEAYVIPEFMFGNTYRVDYLLIGKNSGGYEFILVELEHPYKDITTKCGDLGSAFRKGIKQIDDWKRYLIPNFMTLEETFLKYKNPKIDLPREFIKPDITRIHYVVVAGRRSHFNDNTYWIKRNKRENEKINLLHYDNLYDYAVDTIGKSTY
- a CDS encoding VOC family protein, giving the protein MKLGATLYIKNTVDAVEFYKDAFGMNLGYNEKFPDGTFIHAELLKDGHEVFAVSESPNDAFVNVMLSSSLKESRPTMSYSINFDNEEEVRKAYSILAEGGKVLLPIGSLPWSSCCAEVVDKYGVYWYITV
- a CDS encoding type II toxin-antitoxin system death-on-curing family toxin, which gives rise to MIESALRKAEATFDGQELYEGTIRKISVIGYALIKNHGFIDGNKRIGVATILFLLRLNGLSIKYEQKELIELGLKTAEGTIKEENIEQWIEEHRV
- a CDS encoding helix-turn-helix transcriptional regulator encodes the protein MNVIKCNIRELMAEHRIDDITELMAKSGLSRNSINKLYRGTNIETTKLETLFKLCDTFNCKLSDLIEYVPKENQ
- a CDS encoding DUF6809 family protein, with translation MINTLESLTDPLIRIRLELLYTELLECHKEYTQLSSETDQYFKTLRDALPDQLQHTVFLYEDAQISLQSILERSIYIQGFKDALQLFSELQNSSI
- a CDS encoding DUF418 domain-containing protein: MARRLLILLLLGIIHVFIFWGTILPVYAIIGLFLIPFYHTTVSTLKKWLIGMTSIYIISLVVKIFLPSLGEISSILDIFSNDALQIFIMFLAGFLTAKSGWLTHTKELSKPIRWIQMVSFLLFVGFSLWISNASQSGSSNVNSVTGLGSLPTTLFYLTTLFLLLENKHIVKFLTPISRVGQMAFTNYVAQSIIGTATISIIGFEVVSPKDILYIAVLIYIIQIIFSTISFKFFSMGPLEKVWRLMTYGTKHAIKR
- a CDS encoding helix-turn-helix transcriptional regulator, whose amino-acid sequence is MISYKPFQKLLIDREIKKQDLLKMTGISSATMAKLNTSEYVSLEVIDKLCTALGCQPGDLLEHIAEQ
- a CDS encoding CopG family transcriptional regulator codes for the protein MSSKKMGRPPSDNPKSETIKIRVDQTILSKLDACTEKLSTTRSDIVRKGIEKVYDDLQK
- a CDS encoding SEC-C metal-binding domain-containing protein, which codes for MGRNDPCFYGSGKKYKKCCLGINEINFEKTNDVV